From the Saccharomonospora marina XMU15 genome, the window AGCTTGTGCTGCACAAGCTGGCGCGAGATGAGCGGCCTGCCGAACGTCTCGCGGAGACGGCACCACCGCAGGGTGAGGTCGAGCGCGCGCTGCGCGGTGGCGTAGGCCTGCACGGCCAGCGACAGCCGCTCGGTGACGAATTGGGTGGCGACCTGCGCGAAGGCGCTGTTCTCCTCGCCGACCAGGTTGGCAACCGGCACCCTGGCATCGCTGAAGGACAACTCGGCGGTGTCGGAGCAGTGCCAACCCATCTTCTCCAGCTTGCGGCTGACCGTGAAGCCCGGGGTGTCACGCTCAACGACCAGCAGCGAAAGGCCGTGCGCCCCCTGGTCTCCCGTACGCACCACGGTGGTCACGAAGTCTGCACGGCAGCCGGAGGTGATGAAGGTCTTCGCGCCGTTGACGACGTAGTGGTCGCCGTCGCGCTTGGCCGTGGTGCGGATCGCGGCGACGTCGGAGCCGCCGTCGGGCTCGGTCACCGCAAGCGACCCGATCTTCTCACCGGCCAGTGTCGGCCGCACCCAGCGCTCGATCTGCCGCTCGTCGCCCGCCGCCGCGATGTGCGGTACCGCGATGCCGCAGGTGAACAGCGAAGCGACCAGCCCGCCGGAGCCGCCCGCGTAGTGGAT encodes:
- a CDS encoding acyl-CoA dehydrogenase family protein; this translates as MSDPFATPERVELRRTVRRFVENEVLAHLDDWERAGELPRELHRKAGDIGLLGVSFPESVGGSGGDYLDALTVTEEIHYAGGSGGLVASLFTCGIAVPHIAAAGDERQIERWVRPTLAGEKIGSLAVTEPDGGSDVAAIRTTAKRDGDHYVVNGAKTFITSGCRADFVTTVVRTGDQGAHGLSLLVVERDTPGFTVSRKLEKMGWHCSDTAELSFSDARVPVANLVGEENSAFAQVATQFVTERLSLAVQAYATAQRALDLTLRWCRLRETFGRPLISRQLVQHKLVEMARRIDLARTYTRQVAIRHAQGEEVIAQTCFAKNTAVEVGEWVLNEAVQLHGGLGYLRESEVERHYRDVRILGIGGGTNEILAGLAAKRLGYTA